The following proteins are co-located in the Polymorphospora rubra genome:
- the kynU gene encoding kynureninase, translating to MSEDDARRRDAADPGHRELFHVPPADGGRYAEVAYFAGNSLGLQPCATVPDLLDDLGDWARLGVEGHLEAGRPWLPYHEFLTGTAARLVGALPSEAVVMNSLTVNLHLLMVSFYRPSGTRTRIVIEDTAFPSDSYAVRSQAAFHGLDPDETVVRLRPRPGEENLRTEDVLAYLRDEGDRVALVLLGGVNYLTGELMDIETITAAGRAAGAVVGWDLAHAAGNVPLKLHDWDVDFAAWCSYKYLNSGPGALAGAFVHERHHGVDLPRFEGWWSTEPATRFEMTPVSRPPATVDAWQISNPPIYAMGPVRTSLEIFDRVGMATLRERSLRLTGYLEELLDEVTANRPLTVITPRDPARRGCQLSVRIGDGSASDLTRRLRHEHGVIADAREPDVVRFAPVPLYSTYHDCWRAAQALAATVKEWGRD from the coding sequence ATGAGCGAGGACGATGCCCGGCGGCGTGACGCCGCCGACCCCGGCCACCGCGAGCTGTTCCACGTGCCGCCCGCCGACGGCGGCCGGTACGCCGAGGTCGCCTACTTCGCCGGCAACTCGCTCGGCCTGCAGCCGTGCGCGACCGTCCCCGACCTGCTCGACGACCTCGGCGACTGGGCCCGACTCGGCGTCGAGGGTCACCTCGAGGCCGGCCGGCCCTGGCTGCCGTACCACGAGTTCCTGACCGGGACCGCGGCCCGGCTGGTCGGCGCCCTGCCGTCCGAGGCGGTGGTGATGAACTCGCTGACCGTCAACCTGCACCTACTGATGGTCTCGTTCTACCGGCCCTCGGGCACCCGCACCCGCATCGTCATCGAGGACACCGCCTTCCCGTCCGACAGCTACGCCGTACGCAGCCAGGCCGCATTCCACGGCCTCGACCCCGACGAGACCGTCGTACGCCTGCGTCCGCGGCCCGGCGAGGAGAACCTGCGCACCGAGGACGTGCTGGCCTACCTGCGCGACGAGGGCGACCGGGTGGCGCTGGTGCTGCTCGGCGGCGTCAACTACCTCACCGGTGAGCTGATGGACATCGAGACGATCACGGCCGCCGGCCGGGCCGCCGGTGCCGTCGTCGGCTGGGATCTGGCGCACGCCGCCGGCAACGTGCCGCTGAAACTGCACGACTGGGACGTCGACTTCGCCGCCTGGTGCTCGTACAAGTACCTCAACTCCGGCCCCGGCGCGCTTGCCGGCGCGTTCGTCCACGAGCGCCACCACGGCGTCGACCTGCCCCGGTTCGAGGGCTGGTGGAGCACCGAGCCGGCGACCCGGTTCGAGATGACCCCGGTGTCCCGGCCGCCGGCGACCGTCGACGCCTGGCAGATCTCCAATCCGCCGATCTACGCGATGGGTCCGGTACGTACCTCGCTGGAGATCTTCGACCGGGTCGGGATGGCCACCCTGCGCGAGCGCAGCCTGCGCCTCACCGGCTACCTCGAGGAACTGCTCGACGAGGTCACCGCGAACCGGCCGCTCACCGTGATCACCCCGCGCGACCCGGCCCGGCGCGGCTGCCAGCTGTCGGTACGCATCGGCGACGGCAGCGCCTCCGACCTGACCCGCCGGCTGCGACACGAACACGGCGTGATCGCCGACGCCCGCG